In Bombyx mori chromosome 11, ASM3026992v2, one genomic interval encodes:
- the Sop2 gene encoding suppressor of profilin 2 isoform X1 → MAQTLTFGDSCAPITCHAWNKDRSQIAFSPNNNEVHIYKKEGNDWKQTNNLVEHDLRVMGIDWAPNTNRIVTCSVDRNAYVWTQGDDGKWATTLVLLRINRAATCVKWSPMENKFAVGSGARLISICYFEKENNWWVSKHIKKPIRSTVTSIDWHPNNILLVAGSADFKVRVFSAYIKDIEDQPGPNVWGSKLPLGQLLAEFPNSPSGGGWVHSVSFSADGNKVAWVAHDSSINVTDATKGRAVIKLKTEYLPFLGCSWITNNSLIVAGHSCIPLLYCHDGDDIKYVAKLDNTQRKESGGLSAMKKFQSLDRHARIETSDTFLDSIHQNAISCINIYKGTKSHTNKFSTSGLDGQLVIWDLDTLERSFEGIKIV, encoded by the exons ATGGCACAAACGTTAACTTTTGGTGACTCATGCGCGCCGATAACATGTCATGCATGGAACAAGGATAGAAGTC AAATTGCATTCTCACCAAACAATAATGAAGTTCACATATACAAGAAGGAAGGAAATGACTGGAAGCAAACAAACAACCTTGTGGAACACGACCTTAGAGTGATGGGGATTGATTGGGCTCCCAACACCAACCGTATTGTTACGTGTTCTGTTGACCGTAATGCTTACGTCTGGACTCAAGGAGATGATGGGAAATGGGCAACTACTCTTGTTCTTCTGCGTATCAACCGAGCAGCGACTTGCGTGAAATGGTCTCCCATGGAGAACAAGTTTGCTGTCGGGTCAGGAGCTAGATTGATATCAATTTGCTATTTTGAGAAGGAAAATAATTGGTGGGTGTCTAAGCATATTAAGAAGCCCATTCGTTCGACTGTGACATCTATTGATTGGCATCCCAATAACATTTTGCTCGTCGCTGGCTCTGCTGACTTCAAAGTACGAGTCTTCTCTGCCTATATCAAGGATATCGAAGATCAGCCTGGACCGAATGTGTGGGGCTCTAAGTTGCCTTTAGGACAACTGTTAGCAGAGTTTCCCAATTCGCCTTCAGGTGGCGGTTGGGTCCACAGCGTTTCCTTCTCTGCGGACGGAAATAAAGTTGCCTGGGTCGCCCACGACAGCTCAATCAACGTAACCGACGCTACTAAAGGAAGGGCTGTCATAAAACTAAAGACTGAATACCTGCCATTCTTGGGATGCAGTTGGATCACCAACAATTCCCTGATAGTAGCAGGCCACAGCTGCATTCCGTTATTGTACTGCCACGACGGTGACGATATTAAGTATGTCGCCAAACTCGACAATACTCAGAGGAAGGAGTCTGGGGGACTGTCTGCTATGAAGAAGTTCCAGTCCTTGGATCGTCATGCTCGTATCGAGACCAGCGATACATTCTTGGACTCGATACACCAGAACGCTATCTCGTGCATCAATATTTACAAAGGAACTAAATCGCACACTAACAAGTTCAGTACTTCAGGTCTCGACGGCCAGCTCGTCATATGGGACTTGGACACTTTGGAGAGGTCATTTGAAGGAATCAAGATTGTCtaa
- the LOC101739687 gene encoding brefeldin A-inhibited guanine nucleotide-exchange protein 1 has translation MQTNLKTKEMFIVRALEKILTDKDIKRSYHSQLKKSCEVALDEIKTELKNGGQSETADSPTSGTLPLPKNDSSNIITAEKYFLPFELACQSKASRIVVTALDCLQKLIAYGHLTGNIPDSTTPRKLLIDRIVESICSCFTGPQTDEGVQLQIIKALLTVITSQHVEVHEGTVLLAVRTCYNIYLASKNLINQTTARATLTQMLNVIFTKMENQALEPENISPSTVSEIHKMPNGTVVSDEPQNNQASEEIKEPDSPQAEQIDEVLEAKIIAKQIVDSVIDNAIDIAIKKTVEEQNIPDNNENPSDSQDSSSVSHEINGQVNSEPSITRIPSQESVDVASENDNSVTAKFTHVLQKDAFLVFRALCKLSMKPLPEGTPDPKSHELRSKILSLHLLLSILQNAGPVFRNNEMFITAIKQYLCVALSKNGVSSVPEVFELSLAIFLALLQNFKVHLKKQVEVFFKEIFMNILETSSSSFEHKWMVIQALTRICGDAQSVVDIYVNYDCDLSAANLFQRLVNDVSKIAQGRQALELGATPNQEKSMRIRGLECLVSILKCMVEWSKELYINPNLQTTLGERTVKEETDHHSIKSHGGSSLSLVSTGSSNIGNRETLDSPEQFEVLKQQKEVWETGIDLFNRKPKKGVAFLQEQGLLGTSTKEIAEWLLTDERLDKTFIGEYLGENDDHSKEVMYSYVDSMEFTNMDIVAALRHFLEGFRLPGEAQKIDRLMEKFASRYCECNPTNTLFMSADTVYVLAFSIIMLTTDLHSPQVKNKMTKEQYIKLNSGISDNNDLPREYLSQIYDEIAGHEIKMKNTSKPGKHMIANEKKRKFIWNMEMEQISTAAKNLMESVSHVQTPFTTAKHVEHVRPMFKMAWTPFLAAFSVGLQDCDDPEIAALCLDGIRCAIRIACIFHMSLERDAYVQALARFTLLTANSPITEMKAKNIDTIKTLITVAHTDGNYLGSSWLDVVKCISQLELAQLIGTGVRPQFLSGSGIKPQPDSLKFSLIALDPSVKEHIGETSSQSVVVAVDRIFTGSTRLDGDAIVDFVKALCQVSLDELSHPNNPRMFSLQKIVEISYYNMGRIRLQWSRIWQVLGDHFNKVGCSSNEDIAFFAVDSLRQLSMKFIEKGEFANFKFQKDFLRPFEHIMKKNSSPTIRDMVVRCIAQMVNSQAPNIKSGWKNIFSVFHLAAGDQDEAIVDLAFQTTGKIISELYEKQFSAMIDSFQDAVKCLSEFACNAKFPDTSMEAIRLVRSCATAVGTSPQLFAEHAGLEGEPGAPEEDRVWLRGWFPLLFSLSCVVSRCKLDVRTRGLTVLFEIIKTHGDSFRPHWWRDLFNILFRIFDNMKLPEHQLEKNEWMTTTCNHALYAIVDVFTQYFDILGSLLLEQLYAQLHWCVQQDNEQLARSGTNCLENLVISNGSKFNEDTWSKTCQIMLDIFNSTLPTTLLTWKPDESDDNETPHVRHGILKKPQVGDEVKSSNRVFNSLLIKCVVQLELIQTIDNIVFFPATSRKEDAETLALAAAELTGNAPGAEQECQREEQGMYRLLSSPHLLRLVECLMCSHRFAKTFNTNNAQRNVLWKANFKGSVKPNMLKQETQSLACVLRILLKMYGDESRQDHWPAVQKSLITICCEALEYFAGVTSEAHRDAWTSILLLILTRILKMPDERFAAHVSSYYPLLCEITCFDLKPELRSVLRRVFIRIGPVFRIIPTQ, from the exons ATGCAAACCAATTTGAAAACTAAAGAGATGTTCATAGTAAGAGCTTTAGAGAAGATACTGACTGACAAGGACATAAAAAGGTCCTATCACAGCCAGTTGAAGAAATCTTGCGAAGTCGCATTAG ACGAAATCAAAACTGAGCTAAAAAACGGTGGACAATCAGAAACTGCTGATAGTCCAACCTCAGGCACTCTTCCGCTACCCAAAAATGATTCTTCAAACATCATCACAGCAGAGAAATACTTTCTACCATTTGAGCTAGCATGTCAGAGCAAAGCATCTAGAATTGTTGTTACCGCCTTAGACTGTCTACAAAAATTAATAGCCTATGGACATCTCACTGGAAACATTCCTGATTCAACAACCCCTCGAAAACTGTTAATTGACAGAATAGTTGAATCGATTTGCAGTTGCTTCACTGGTCCTCAAACTGATGAAGGGGTTCAACTTCAAATAATTAAAGCTCTTCTTACTGTTATCACAAGTCAACATGTCGAGGTTCATGAAGGTACAGTGCTTCTTGCAGTCCGTACTTGTTACAACATCTATTTAGCAAGTAAAAATCTCATCAATCAGACAACAGCCAGAGCCACCTTGACCCAAATGCTGAACGTAATATTTACGAAAATGGAAAATCAAGCCCTTGAACCTGAAAATATCAGCCCTAGCACTGTATCCGAGATACATAAAATGCCCAATGGTACTGTTGTCTCAGATGAACCTCAAAACAATCAAGCCAGCGAAGAGATTAAGGAACCAGATTCACCGCAGGCTGAACAAATAGATGAAGTATTGGAAGCAAAGATAATTGCTAAGCAAATAGTCGATTCAGTTATTGACAATGCAATAGACATTGCCATAAAGAAAACAGTTGAAGAGCAAAACATTCCAGACAATAATGAAAATCCTTCGGATTCTCAAGACAGCTCTAGTGTTTCTCATGAAATAAATGGTCAAGTAAATTCCGAACCATCAATTACTCGAATACCGTCACAAGAAAGCGTTGACGTAGCATCTGAAAATGACAATTCAGTGACAGCAAAGTTCACTCATGTCCTTCAAAAAGACGCTTTCTTGGTTTTCAGAGCGCTTTGCAAACTATCTATGAAGCCATTGCCAGAAGGTACTCCCGATCCTAAATCCCATGAATTAAGATCTAAAATTTTATCCCTCCATTTACTACTTTCTATATTACAAAATGCCGGTCCAGTATTTAGAAATAACGAGATGTTTATCACCGCTATCAAGCAATATCTATGTGTTGCGTTATCTAAAAATGGAGTTAGTTCTGTACCCGAAGTATTTGAACTATCACTTGCGATATTCCTTGCTCTTTTACAAAACTTCAAGGTCCATTTAAAGAAGCAGGTTGAAGTCTTTTTCAAAGAAATTTTCATGAATATCTTGGAAACTTCGAGTTCGTCTTTTGAACATAAATGGATGGTTATTCAGGCTTTGACAAGGATCTGTGGTGATGCCCAAagcgttgtagatatctacgtAAATTACGACTGTGATTTATCAGCGGCAAACCTGTTCCAACGACTAGTAAACGATGTTTCGAAAATTGCTCAAGGTCGTCAGGCTCTGGAACTGGGAGCAACCCCAAACCAAGAAAAGTCCATGAGGATAAGAGGACTTGAATGTTTAGTATCCATTCTAAAATGCATGGTGGAATGGAGCAAAGAACTTTATATAAATCCGAACTTACAAACAACATTAGGCGAAAGAACTGTTAAAGAAGAAACAGATCATCATAGTATTAAGTCCCATGGAGGTTCAAGCCTTAGCTTAGTATCAACAGGATCGAGTAATATAGGAAACAGAGAAACTTTAGATTCGCCAGAACAGTTTGAAGTATTGAAACAACAGAAAGAAGTATGGGAGACCGGGATCGATCTTTTCAATAGAAAACCTAAGAAAGGTGTTGCATTTTTACAAGAACAAGGCTTACTGGGCACTTCTACTAAAGAAATTGCCGAGTGGCTCCTTACGGACGAAAGACTAGACAAAACATTTATCGGCGAGTACTTAGGAGAAAATGACGATCATTCCAAAGAAGTTATGTATTCATATGTTGATTCAATGGAATTCACCAACATGGATATTGTAGCCGCATTGAGACATTTCTTAGAAGGGTTCCGATTACCCGGAGAAGCACAGAAGATTGATCGCTTGATGGAGAAGTTCGCGTCACGCTATTGCGAATGTAATCCTACAAATACGCTATTTATGAGTGCAGACACAGTATACGTATTAGCATTTTCCATAATTATGCTAACTACCGATTTGCATTCGCCTCAAGTTAAAAATAAGATGACAAAGGAACAATACATTAAACTGAACAGTGGCATAAGTGATAACAATGATTTACCTCGTGAATATTTATCGCAGATCTATGACGAAATAGCCGgacacgaaataaaaatgaaaaacacaTCGAAGCCTGGGAAACACATGATCGCCAACGAAAAGAAACGTAAATTCATTTGGAACATGGAAATGGAACAGATCTCAACAGCCGCAAAGAATTTAATGGAATCTGTTTCGCACGTTCAAACTCCATTCACCACCGCGAAACACGTCGAGCACGTTCGTCCAATGTTTAAAATGGCTTGGACTCCATTCTTGGCGGCTTTCTCGGTGGGCCTTCAAGATTGCGATGACCCTGAAATCGCTGCATTATGCTTAGATGGCATTAGATGTGCTATTAGGATCGCATGTATATTCCATATGAGCCTAGAAAGAGACGCATACGTACAAGCTCTCGCACGTTTTACGCTGCTCACTGCTAACTCTCCGATCACAGAGATGAAGGCTAAAAACATCGACACAATAAAAACTCTGATAACGGTCGCTCACACCGACGGCAACTATTTGGGCTCGAGCTGGCTCGATGTAGTGAAATGCATTTCACAATTAGAATTAGCTCAGCTCATAGGAACTGGAGTGCGGCCTCAATTCCTATCTGGTTCCGGTATAAAACCACAACCCGATTCTTTGAAATTCAGCTTGATTGCTTTAGACCCGAGTGTCAAAGAACATATCGGTGAAACAAGCTCACAGAGTGTAGTAGTCGCCGTCGACAGAATATTCACCGGTTCCACCAGACTCGATGGTGACGCAATTGTCGATTTCGTGAAAGCATTGTGTCAGGTATCGCTTGATGAACTGAGCCACCCCAATAACCCTCGCATGTTTTCGTTGCAAAAAATAGTTGAAATTTCCTATTACAACATGGGCCGCATCAGACTGCAGTGGTCTCGAATATGGCAAGTTCTCGGTGACCATTTCAATAAAGTCGGTTGCAGTAGTAACGAAGATATCGCATTTTTCGCTGTGGATTCCTTAAGACAATTATCCATGAAATTTATAGAGAAAGGAGAGTTTGCCAATTTCAAGTTTCAGAAAGACTTTCTAAGACCTTTTGAgcacataatgaaaaaaaatagctCACCAACTATAAGAGATATGGTAGTAAGATGTATTGCTCAGATGGTGAACTCGCAAGCGCCTAATATCAAATCAGGCTGGAAGAATATTTTCTCCGTGTTTCACTTAGCAGCAGGCGATCAGGACGAAGCAATTGTTGATCTGGCATTCCAGACAACCGGAAAAATTATATCTGAATTGTATGAAAAACAATTCTCAGCGATGATCGATTCGTTTCAAGATGCTGTAAAATGTTTATCGGAATTTGCCTGTAATGCAAAGTTCCCAGACACATCTATGGAAGCTATAAGGCTCGTGCGATCCTGTGCTACAGCGGTTGGTACATCGCCGCAGCTCTTTGCAGAACACGCGGGACTAGAGGGCGAACCTGGCGCTCCGGAAGAAGATAGAGTGTGGCTAAGGGGTTGGTTTCCTCTTCTATTTTCGTTGTCATGCGTCGTCAGCCGTTGCAAACTCGACGTCCGCACGCGTGGACTCACAGTCctatttgaaattattaaaactcaCGGCGATTCATTCCGTCCTCATTGGTGGAGAGATCTCTTTAATATACTTTTCAGAATATTTGACAATATGAAATTACCTGAACATCAATTGGAAAAAAACGAATGGATGACTACAACATGCAACCACGCGCTGTACGCAATCGTAGATGTTTTCACGCAGTATTTTGACATTCTTGGTTCTCTGTTGCTTGAACAATTGTACGCCCAGTTACATTGGTGTGTACAGCAAGACAACGAACAACTAGCGCGCTCTGGCACCAATTGCTTGGAAAATCTAGTCATATCCAACGGAAGTAAGTTCAACGAAGATACCTGGAGCAAGACGTGTCAGATAATGTTAGACATATTCAACAGTACTTTACCGACAACCTTGTTGACTTGGAAACCGGATGAAAGTGACGACAATGAAACACCTCACGTTCGTCACGGCATCCTGAAGAAGCCGCAAGTAGGTGACGAGGTAAAGTCTTCCAATCGCGTCTTCAACAGTTTGTTGATCAAATGCGTCGTGCAACTCgaattaattcaaacaatagACAATATCGTTTTCTTTCCCGCCACGTCGAGGAAAGAAGACGCCGAAACGTTGGCTCTGGCCGCGGCCGAGTTGACTGGTAACGCCCCTGGGGCGGAGCAGGAATGCCAGCGGGAGGAGCAAGGCATGTACAGGCTGCTGAGCTCGCCACATCTGTTGCGCCTCGTGGAGTGTCTGATGTGCAGTCACCGATTTGCAAAAACCTTCAACACCAACAACGCGCAACGTAATGTCCTTTGGAAAGCTAATTTTAAAGGTTCCGTTAAACCTAACATGCTGAAACAAGAGACTCAGTCGTTAGCATGCGTTCTGCGAATACTGCTTAAGATGTACGGAGATGAGTCACGCCAAGATCACTGGCCGGCGGTACAGAAGAGCCTTATCACCATATGCTGCGAGGCTCTCGAGTACTTCGCAGGGGTAACGAGCGAAGCGCACAGAGATGCTTGGACTTCAATTCTGTTGTTGATCCTCACCAGAATACTTAAGATGCCGGACGAAAGA TTCGCGGCGCACGTGTCCAGCTACTACCCGCTGCTGTGCGAGATCACGTGCTTCGACTTGAAGCCCGAACTGCGCTCGGTTCTCCGCAGAGTATTCATTAGGATCGGACCGGTCTTCAGAATCATCCCCACACAATGA
- the LOC101738254 gene encoding mitotic checkpoint protein BUB3, whose protein sequence is MTVTRVAESRTEFKLKSLPEDAISSVKFAPKSNQYLLVSSWDCSVRLYDVTANIERHKYNHELPVLDVCFRDAVHSYSGGLDQTLKMYDLNASTETILGEHKGAIRCVEFASELNAVLTGSWDGTVKMWDSRVPNCVGTYNQGNERVYTMSIVGEKFVVGTSGRKIFVWDVRNMGHVNQRRESSLKYQTRCIRVFPNKQGYVLSSIEGRVAVEYLDSNPEVQKKKYAFKCHRIKEGGLEKIYPVNAISFHSVYNTFATGGSDGYVNIWDGFNKKRLCQFHRYNTAVSALAFSHDGSALAIACSQLDDSQIEASKPEDTIYIRYVTDQETKPK, encoded by the exons ATGACTGTCACACGGGTGGCGGAGTCGCGCACCGAGTTCAAATTAAAAAGCTTACCCGAAGACGCTATTTCGAGCGTTAAATTTGCACCGAAATCTAACCAGTACTTGCTGGTATCTTCATGGGACTGTTCTGTGAGGCTTTATGATGTGACCGCGAATATAGAAAGACATAAATACAATCATGAACTGCCGGTTCTTGATGTTTGTTTTCGG GATGCTGTTCATTCATATAGTGGTGGACTAGATCAGACTCTCAAAATGTATGATTTGAATGCTAGCACGGAGACTATCCTCGGAGAGCACAAAGGAGCTATACGCTGTGTAGAGTTCGCATCTGAACTTAATGCAGTACTCACAGGAAGCTGGGATGGAACAGTCAAAATGTGGGATAGCAGAGTTCCAAACTGTGTCGGCACTTACAATCAGGGAAATGAACGG gtATACACAATGAGCATAGTTGGCGAAAAGTTCGTAGTTGGTACATCGGGACGTAAAATATTTGTATGGGACGTTCGTAACATGGGGCATGTAAATCAAAGGAGGGAATCCTCACTCAAATATCAAACACGATGCATACGAGTGTTTCCCAATAAGCAGGGCTACGTACTCAGCTCAATAGAGGGACGTGTGGCGGTGGAGTATTTGGACAGTAATCCTGAGGTGCAGAAGAAGAAATATGCTTTCAAATGCCATCGGATTAAAGAAGGAG GTCTAGAAAAGATATATCCAGTGAACGCGATCAGCTTCCACTCCGTGTACAACACGTTCGCGACGGGCGGCTCGGACGGCTACGTGAACATCTGGGACGGCTTCAACAAGAAGCGGCTGTGCCAGTTCCACCGCTACAACACCGCCGTCTCCGCGCTCGCCTTCTCGCACGACGGCTCCGCGCTCGCCATCGCCTGCTCGCAGCTCGACGACTCGCAGATCGAAGCCTCCAAGCCCGAAGACACCATCTACATACGATACGTCACGGACCAGGAAACGAAGCCTAAATGA
- the Sop2 gene encoding suppressor of profilin 2 (The RefSeq protein has 3 substitutions compared to this genomic sequence), with translation MAQTLTFGDSCAPITCHAWNKDRSQIAFSPNNNEVHIYKKEGNDWKQTNNLVEHDLRVMGIDWAPNTNRIVTCSVDRNAYVWTQGDDGKWATTLVLLRINRAATCVKWSPMENKFAVGSGARLISICYFEKENNWWVSKHIKKPIRSTVTSIDWHPNNILLVAGSADFKVRVFSAYIKDIEDQPGPNVWGSKLPLGQLLAEFPNSPSGGGWVHSVSFSADGNKVARVAHDSSINVTDATKGRAVIKLKTEYLPFLGCSWITNNSLIVAGHSCIPLLYCHDGDDIKYVAKLDNTQRKESGGLSAMKKYQSLDRHARIETSDTFLDSIHQNAISCINIYKGTKSHTNKFSTSGLDGQLVIWDLDTLERSFEGVKIV, from the exons ATGGCACAAACGTTAACTTTTGGTGACTCATGCGCGCCGATAACATGTCATGCATGGAACAAGGATAGAAGTC AAATTGCATTCTCACCAAACAATAATGAAGTTCACATATACAAGAAGGAAGGAAATGACTGGAAGCAAACAAACAACCTTGTGGAACACGACCTTAGAGTGATGGGGATTGATTGGGCTCCCAACACCAACCGTATTGTTACGTGTTCTGTTGACCGTAATGCTTACGTCTGGACTCAAGGAGATGATGGGAAATGGGCAACTACTCTTGTTCTTCTGCGTATCAACCGAGCAGCGACTTGCGTGAAATGGTCTCCCATGGAGAACAAGTTTGCTGTCGGGTCAGGAGCTAGATTGATATCAATTTGCTATTTTGAGAAGGAAAATAATTGGTGGGTGTCTAAGCATATTAAGAAGCCCATTCGTTCGACTGTGACATCTATTGATTGGCATCCCAATAACATTTTGCTCGTCGCTGGCTCTGCTGACTTCAAAGTACGAGTCTTCTCTGCCTATATCAAGGATATCGAAGATCAGCCTGGACCGAATGTGTGGGGCTCTAAGTTGCCTTTAGGACAACTGTTAGCAGAGTTTCCCAATTCGCCTTCAGGTGGCGGTTGGGTCCACAGCGTTTCCTTCTCTGCGGACGGAAATAAAGTTGCCTGGGTCGCCCACGACAGCTCAATCAACGTAACCGACGCTACTAAAGGAAGGGCTGTCATAAAACTAAAGACTGAATACCTGCCATTCTTGGGATGCAGTTGGATCACCAACAATTCCCTGATAGTAGCAGGCCACAGCTGCATTCCGTTATTGTACTGCCACGACGGTGACGATATTAAGTATGTCGCCAAACTCGACAATACTCAGAGGAAGGAGTCTGGGGGACTGTCTGCTATGAAGAAGTTCCAGTCCTTGGATCGTCATGCTCGTATCGAGACCAGCGATACATTCTTGGACTCGATACACCAGAACGCTATCTCGTGCATCAATATTTACAAAGGAACTAAATCGCACACTAACAAGTTCAGTACTTCAGGTCTCGACGGCCAGCTCGTCATATGGGACTTGGACACTTTGGAGAGGTCATTTGAAGGAATCAAGATTGTCtaa